The stretch of DNA TTCAGCCGCCTCTTTCGCTGCCTGATAGATAGGAACGGTTCCTACCATCACCGGAGAGTTCTCAACTATCGCTTTTCTTGTTTCATCAATAAATTTCCCGGTTGAAAGGTCCATTACAGCGTCCGTGCCATACTTTAAGGCAACTCTCAGCTTCTCAAGCTCAAGGTCTATACTTTCAATATCTCCGGATGTTCCTATGTTAACGTTAACTTTCGTCTTTAATCCTTTTCCTATCGCCCTCGGCGAAAAATCCCCCCTCTCCCTGTGAAAAACGTTAGCCGGGATAACAATCGTTCCCTTTATAAGCCCTTCCACTATATAGTCAACGTCCCTTTTTTCATACTCAGCGCAAAATTTCATTTCCTTCGTGACAACGCCTTTTTTGGCAAGTTCAACGAGTGTAGCCATTACACCTCCTTCATTAACTTTTCCGCTATCTCTTCCGCAACCTTTTTACCAGACATGAGCATTCCGCCAAAGACTGGTCCCATCCTGTGGCTTCCGCACGTAGCGTTTGCTGCCATACCGCTCACGTAAATACCTGGGAATACTTCTCTGCTGTTCTTAACCGTATCTTCTTCTCCAACAGAAGCCCACAGAGGTTTCTCTCCAACAACACAGCCCGTTTCGGTGTTAAGTCTTATACCCGCTTTTCTCTGCAGTGTAGAAACAACCGTCGCATCGTGACCAGTAGCATCAATAACGTATTTAGCAGTAATAACAAGAGGGTCAACCATTAAGTGGTTCATATCAACCGTTGACCAGTTTATAACGAGCCCGCAAACCCTGTAATTACCGTCAACTTTTTTAAGAACAACGTCTTCAGCCGTTACGCCGTTAAAAACGACAGCGCCTGCCTTAACAGCCTTTGAAGCTATCGTGGTAACAGCTTCAACCGCGTCGGTAACGTAATAACCCGGTTCAAACTCCCTGTAAGAAACGCCGAATTCGTCTAAAATGCTTTTTCCCATTTCTTGAACAACAATCTGATTGAAAAACATAGCACCAGCCCACATTCCACCGCCGATGGAGAGCTTTCTCTCAAAGAGAGAAACTTTGAATCCCTTTCTGGCAAGGTAATAAGCTGCCACAAGTCCGGAAGGTCCTCCCCCTACAATGGCAACGTCCGTTTCAAGATGTTCTTCCAACTTTTCCATAAACGTCTTGATGATAGCTTTAGAAATGGTAATTTCGTTTAGGTTTTGCATTTTTACCTCCGGGGATTTTTTGCCGTGGGGGGAGTGAGTGCCGCTCCCTACGCCGGTATTACCCGGTTCAGGTTCAAAGGGTTCCCTGCTCGGGTCTCAGGAGCCAACGCTCCACCCCTGCGGCTAATAGAATTTTATGCTGTTTTCGGGAAGGCGCAAATCTTATTTTTGAATGCAAAGAGCTGTGAACTGTGTCAACATCGGATTTTTTTAATGTTTTTGATGCTAAAATTTTTGCGGTAGAAAAAGGGTTTACTTCCAAACATCTCGGAAAGCATCAGTAGTTGAGTAGGAGTAAATATTAAGGCGCTTATCTATTTCGTGCCGAGTTTTAGCTTTGTGTTTGCTCTGTCCTAATTTGTGCTATTCCTGAAAGTCTATAGAGAGAGCTTGGACTTGACCAACGATGCTACCGCGCAAATTTATCTCTTTTTCTTTTTAGGAAACAGTTTATAGTAATAATCATTCTCATTTATATCATTATTAGTATAATCAGCAAACGTATAAAAGAATTCTTTAAGCAATGAATCATCATACCTATGAAAAGCTACTGTTTCTTTTTTTCCATCCAATTGAACTATTAGAAATACTACTCCGTCTATTTCTTTGTGAGTTTTCATAATGCCATCTTTTTCTAATCTTCTATCAATATTGCTTCTATCTTCAAATTCCGGCGGTTTAAAAATTAAATCACCTCTTTCACCAAAGCAGGTATACCATAGTTCTCCACTTATACATGCACATGAATAAGAAAAGTCAGGATACACTGGAACAGAAACTTTCTTACCTTCATTAAAGAGAGGAAGTTGCTCCAAAACTACCCATAAAATTCTCCTATCAAAGGAACTTGGATGTTGCCCAAGTTTTAAATTATGTTCAATCTTACTTATTAAAGTTTCTATTACAAGAGCTACCGATGAATCGTTGTAGTTTTCATCTCTACCTTTGTAAGGTTGAATAATATTAACAGCAGAAGCTATTTTTTCCTCCCGAAGTTTCTCCTCCAACTTTACCTTTGTTTCTAAAAATTCTTCCTGCTCCTCCTTATATCTTAGATTTGGATAGACTCGATTTAAGGTTTTTACCTCCAAACTAAACCGTTTATCATTAAAAGTAACTTGAAAGTCCGGCGTTTTACTCGAGGTTTCCTTTATCCTATCTATGCAAATCCTTTTTTCATACTTTAGAAAGTGGTAAGTGAATAATTCCCAGTATTTTTTGTGAAAATTATTATGAGTCTCGTCATAATCCAACTTCATAGAGTCAATAACTTTCTCAAGCTCCAATAAAGCCGAGCCTATAAAATCATCATGACCAGCTTTTTCACAAATCCTTTTACAATCTTCATAGTCGATATTTTTAAATAAAGAACTTCCAGATATCGAGTATAACTCTCTCTTAAATTTTTCTAGCTTCTCACACAAACTATTTTTCACAGTAACCTTCCTTTAATCCTCGTGTCCACCTTGGTAGAGTGTTCATCCTCCATTAGATAGCTGGACAATCGCTGGGAATACTTACCTGCCCCTTCTGTTTTCCGTGTCCCCGCTGGAGGCACAAGAGGCTGAACAGAAAAAACTTGTCTGTGCTTTTTCCTGCTCCACTTTAGAAGACAAGAATAGTCCATGGGAGCTACGCTTTGCAATCTCAGCATACAAAGAAAAACACACACCAACCAAGTTATGTCAGAAGTCCCCCAGCTGGACTACCAGCTGGAACAGAACAGCTAACTTGGAAAGATTTTATCAAATCACTTAGGATACTTTGGAAGCATCAGCAGGTTATTGTCGACAAACTTCTCATTTTAGGTTACCCCAACCGCCACCACCAGGAGTTTTTATCGTTAGGATGTCGCCGGCAGAAAGTTTTTCTGTAAACTTTCCTCCTCTCTTTTCTCTCTTGCCACCTTTTACAACTTCGTTTTCCCCTTCGAGCCCCGGTTCTCCGCCGAATAAGCCGTAAGGGGGAATCCTTCTCCTTTCGGAAATTACCGTTACTTCAACATCTGTAAGGAAGAGAAATTCTCTTTCTATCCCGTCTCCCCCCTTGTGCAGACCTTTACCGCCAGAACCTTTCCTTATCCTGTATTTCAAAACTCTCACCGGATACTCAAACTCAATAGCTTCTACCGGCGTATTTAGAGTGTTAGTCATATGAGAGTGAACAGCACTTTCACCGTCGCCACCTGCCCAGGCACCCATTCCACCGCCAATCGTTTCGTAGTAAGTAAAAGGCTTCCTTGTTTCAGGATTAATTCCGCCAAACGTAACGTTGTTCATCGTCCCTTGACTGGCAGCAGGAATAAAATCTGGAAGAGCTTTAGATAGAGCGCCCAACAGAACATCCACTATCCTTTGCGATGTCTCAACGTTACCTGCTGATACAGCAGCCGGAAATTCTGCATCAACTATCGTCCCTTTTTTCGTTATAACCGTAATAGGTCTCATGCAACCTGCATTTACGGGGATATCCTCTTTTACAAGACATCTGAAAACGTAAAGAACCGCAGAAAGAGTTATGGCTCTAACGCTGTTTATACTGCCTTCAACCTGCAGGTCAGATTCAGAAAAGTCAACAACAGCTTTATCCCCTTTAATAACAATTTTTACTTTGATTTTAACGTCTTTTGCCCCAAGCCCATCGTCTTCCATGAAATCTTCAAACTCGTAAACGCCGTCTGGTATGTTTTCTATTGTCTTTCTCATTATCTTTTCAGAATAATCCATTAAAGCAGCGCTGTATCTTTTCACTTCCTCAAGCGAATACTTCTCAATGATTTCTTTGAGCCTCTTTATTCCCGTTCTGTTAGCCATTATTTGAGAAGCAAAATCCCCCCGCCTCTCTTCCGGCGTCCTCACGTTGGCACATATAAAGTTCATAACTTCTTCGTTAATCTCACCACTTTTCACAATCTTCAGCGGCGGAATTCTCAAACCTTCCTGAAAGATGGAATTTGAAAGAGGCATGGAACCGGGCGAAAATCCCCCTATATCTGCGTGGTGTGCTCTATTCGCAACGTAAAAGGCAACTTTTCCACCAACATAAACAGGCGCAACAACCGTAACGTCCGGAAGATGCGTCCCTCCCATAAACGGGTCGTTCAAAACTGCCATGTCACCTTCTTTAAGGTCAAGGTTTTCTATAACCGATTTAACAGAGAGGGGCATGGAACCAAGATGGACGGGAATATGTGCAGCCTGCGCCACTAATTCTCCATTCTCATCAAAGACAGCACAGGAAAAATCCCGCCTCTCCTTTATGTTTGGTGAAAACGCCGTCCTTTGAAGCACAACGCCCATCTCTTCAGCAACAGAAGAAAACCTATTTCTAAAAATTTCAAGAAGTATGGGGTTAACTTTTTGCAACTTAGAATCCTCCGTCACAACGCTGTTCCACCAGCAAGATAAAATCCTTCAGTAATTCCAGATTTTACAAGCGTTTCTAAAACTTCCCTTTGTTTTTTCTTCAATTTCTTCATCGGAAATTCCCAAAATCGTTTTCCAGAAAACTCTGTTAACATCGTTAAATAAGTTGTAGTGCCTTAAGAAAACCTCCTTCAAATACTCTTCGCCGTATTCTCTGTAAACATCCCTCGGGTTGTCATACATCATTCTCCTTGCAACCAAAACGCTCTTCGTTCTGTTGCCGTCCCAGGAATACTTCAGTTCTTCTTTCTTCAAATCCATCAAACACCAACTATTAAGTTTTTATACTCATCTACAAAAACTTCTGCAAAGGGTGGAACAACCGTCGTTGAGCTGTATTCAACAATTATCGCTGCACCTTTTATTCTATTACCTGGAAGAAGTTTACTTCTGTCGTAAACGGGAACTTCCATCCAATCATCAAAGAACGCTTTTCTTCTGCACAGAACAGCCTCATCAGGGACTTTCTCTGAAGCTAAAGAAAATTTCTCCAGTTTTGGCTTTTCAACTCTTCCAGTTGCCCTTAACCTTACATTAACTACTTCAACTTCCCTTTCTGGCGAGGAATATCCGTAAACCTTTTCATGTTCTCTGTGGAAGTCATCTACAAAGTTTTCTGAAAAGGGAACTATCAGTTCGAAAGACTGTCCCCTATAACGGACATCAACAAACCTTTCTAAAAAAATATTTTCCTCTTCAATCCCTTCACTTATAAGCTCTTCAAAAGCCCTATCTTCAAGAACCTTAAAGAATTCATCAAGCGTCTGCAAGGATAATTCTTCATCCCTGACCATAACCGTAAGGGAATAGTCCTTAACCACATCCGACAAAAGCATACCCATAGCAGAAAGTATCCCGGGATTCAGCGGAACGATAACCTGGGGAATGTTAAGCGCTTTTGCAAGAAACGCGGCGTGAAGCCCGCCTGCTCCGCCGAAAGAAAAGAGAGAAAACTCTCTCGTATCGTATCCTCTTTCTATAGAAATTACCCTTATAGCCTTTTCCATCTTTGCGTTGGCAACGTCAATAATGCCTTTAGCAAGCTCTACGGGTGAAAGCCCCGCCTCTTCTGCCATTTTCTCAAAGTAAGGAATAATCCTTTCCGGATAGAGTTTCATTTTTCCGCCTAAAAAGTAGTCAGGAACGAGTCGCCCTAAAAAGAGGTTTGCATCGGTAACGGTTATCTTTTCGCCTTTTCCGTAGCATATAGGTCCCGGGTCTGCACCTGCACTTTCTGGTCCAACGGATAAAGCCCCGCCAGCGTCTATCTTTGCTATTGAACCGCCACCTGCTCCAACTGTGTGAATGTCTATAACGGGAACTTTTATCGGATAGCCTTCTATCTTTGCTTCTGTCGTTATTGTCGGCTTTCCGTCTATAAGGGAAACGTCCGTAGAAGTTCCGCCCATGTCAAAGGTTATCAGTTTATCGTATCCTGCTGCGCTGCCGATTTTCCAGGCGCCGGTAACGCCACCTGCCGGACCTGAAAGTATCGTTCTTACAGGTTGCTCTTTTGCAGTTGTAGAAGAAATAATCCCACCGTTTGACTGCATGATGGAAAGTCTGTCTTCATTACCAAGATGGCTTTCAAGAAATGAAATGTATTTCTTCATTTTCGGCATAACGTAGGCGTTAATTAGCGTAGTAGAACTCCTTTCAAACTCTCTAAACTCTGGAACTATTCTGCTGGATATAGAAACATCAAAACCATAAGAGTTTAAAATTTCAAAAGCTTTTTCTTCGTGGGAAGGATTGAGAAAAGAAAAAAGGAAAGAAACGGCAACAGATTCAACTTTTTCTTTTTTTAGAGCTTCAGCAATGCGTTGTAACTCTTCAACATCTAACGGTTCTATCTCTTCGCCTTTTGAAGTTATTCTTCCCTTAACGCCAAAAACCAAAGAGGAAGGAATAAGAGGAACAGGCTTTCGGTAGTGAAGGTCGTAAAGTTTTTCTCTGTTCTGCCTTCCTATAAAAAGGATGTCTTCAAAACCTCTATTTGTGATAAAAGCAGTTTTTGCCCCTTTCCTTTCAAGAACGGCATTTGTGGCAACGGTTGAACCGTGAACGACGTTTTTCTTTTCACTTTCGGCAATGAGTTGAATACCTTTGAGGACTGCTTCGGCAGGGTTGTGAGGGGTGGAGGGGATTTTTAAAACGCCCCATTCATTGTCCTTTTTATATATAAAATCTGTAAACGTTCCGCCAGTATCAACACCAATGATAATCATCCTCTAACTCCTGCCTTTCCAATTTCAATCAAATCTCTGGCAAAACGTCTCTGCAGTAGATCTGCAAAGTACTGGTTTGAATAGCTAAGAAGGCATGAAGGACAGCACGAAT from Desulfurobacterium pacificum encodes:
- a CDS encoding hydantoinase/oxoprolinase family protein, coding for MIIIGVDTGGTFTDFIYKKDNEWGVLKIPSTPHNPAEAVLKGIQLIAESEKKNVVHGSTVATNAVLERKGAKTAFITNRGFEDILFIGRQNREKLYDLHYRKPVPLIPSSLVFGVKGRITSKGEEIEPLDVEELQRIAEALKKEKVESVAVSFLFSFLNPSHEEKAFEILNSYGFDVSISSRIVPEFREFERSSTTLINAYVMPKMKKYISFLESHLGNEDRLSIMQSNGGIISSTTAKEQPVRTILSGPAGGVTGAWKIGSAAGYDKLITFDMGGTSTDVSLIDGKPTITTEAKIEGYPIKVPVIDIHTVGAGGGSIAKIDAGGALSVGPESAGADPGPICYGKGEKITVTDANLFLGRLVPDYFLGGKMKLYPERIIPYFEKMAEEAGLSPVELAKGIIDVANAKMEKAIRVISIERGYDTREFSLFSFGGAGGLHAAFLAKALNIPQVIVPLNPGILSAMGMLLSDVVKDYSLTVMVRDEELSLQTLDEFFKVLEDRAFEELISEGIEEENIFLERFVDVRYRGQSFELIVPFSENFVDDFHREHEKVYGYSSPEREVEVVNVRLRATGRVEKPKLEKFSLASEKVPDEAVLCRRKAFFDDWMEVPVYDRSKLLPGNRIKGAAIIVEYSSTTVVPPFAEVFVDEYKNLIVGV
- a CDS encoding sulfide-dependent adenosine diphosphate thiazole synthase — encoded protein: MQNLNEITISKAIIKTFMEKLEEHLETDVAIVGGGPSGLVAAYYLARKGFKVSLFERKLSIGGGMWAGAMFFNQIVVQEMGKSILDEFGVSYREFEPGYYVTDAVEAVTTIASKAVKAGAVVFNGVTAEDVVLKKVDGNYRVCGLVINWSTVDMNHLMVDPLVITAKYVIDATGHDATVVSTLQRKAGIRLNTETGCVVGEKPLWASVGEEDTVKNSREVFPGIYVSGMAANATCGSHRMGPVFGGMLMSGKKVAEEIAEKLMKEV
- a CDS encoding hydantoinase B/oxoprolinase family protein, encoding MQKVNPILLEIFRNRFSSVAEEMGVVLQRTAFSPNIKERRDFSCAVFDENGELVAQAAHIPVHLGSMPLSVKSVIENLDLKEGDMAVLNDPFMGGTHLPDVTVVAPVYVGGKVAFYVANRAHHADIGGFSPGSMPLSNSIFQEGLRIPPLKIVKSGEINEEVMNFICANVRTPEERRGDFASQIMANRTGIKRLKEIIEKYSLEEVKRYSAALMDYSEKIMRKTIENIPDGVYEFEDFMEDDGLGAKDVKIKVKIVIKGDKAVVDFSESDLQVEGSINSVRAITLSAVLYVFRCLVKEDIPVNAGCMRPITVITKKGTIVDAEFPAAVSAGNVETSQRIVDVLLGALSKALPDFIPAASQGTMNNVTFGGINPETRKPFTYYETIGGGMGAWAGGDGESAVHSHMTNTLNTPVEAIEFEYPVRVLKYRIRKGSGGKGLHKGGDGIEREFLFLTDVEVTVISERRRIPPYGLFGGEPGLEGENEVVKGGKREKRGGKFTEKLSAGDILTIKTPGGGGWGNLK